Proteins encoded by one window of Calidithermus timidus DSM 17022:
- a CDS encoding Gfo/Idh/MocA family protein, with the protein MRVGIVGSGVMAEVHAAGWRSTGAELVGCTSAHLEQALRLAEQFGFEVYPSYGELLKAVDIVDICVPTHLHKAMVLQAAGAGKHVICEKPIALSVQDGQEMIEACERAGVRFFVAMVVRFFPQYRLARELVTRGQIGKLGVMRLKRVSYPPHKPDDNWYFDESRSGGMVVDLMIHDFDYARWLGGEVERVFAHLSRSADGVGRYAQVILRFKSGPMALIEGGWAYPPGVFRTALDLAGTDGLIEWSSDEHGPVRSFVLHRPGEAASVGLPVVGLAEDPYAIELQHAYRSIQAGAPFEVSPQDALEALRLALAAKESIATGKPVSL; encoded by the coding sequence ATGCGCGTAGGAATCGTGGGAAGCGGGGTGATGGCCGAGGTTCACGCGGCGGGCTGGCGCAGCACGGGGGCCGAGCTGGTGGGCTGTACTTCGGCTCACCTCGAGCAAGCCCTCCGGCTGGCCGAGCAGTTCGGCTTCGAGGTTTATCCGAGCTACGGTGAGCTGCTAAAGGCCGTGGACATCGTGGACATCTGCGTGCCCACCCACCTGCACAAGGCCATGGTGCTGCAGGCGGCTGGGGCTGGGAAGCACGTGATCTGTGAGAAGCCCATTGCCCTGAGCGTGCAAGACGGCCAGGAGATGATCGAGGCCTGTGAGCGGGCCGGAGTGCGCTTTTTCGTGGCTATGGTGGTGCGCTTTTTCCCACAGTATCGCCTGGCGCGTGAGCTGGTGACCAGGGGCCAGATCGGGAAGCTGGGGGTGATGCGGCTCAAGCGGGTCTCGTATCCTCCCCACAAGCCGGATGACAACTGGTACTTCGATGAGTCGCGCTCGGGCGGGATGGTGGTGGACCTGATGATCCACGACTTCGACTATGCCCGCTGGCTGGGTGGCGAGGTCGAGCGGGTTTTTGCCCACCTCTCCCGCAGCGCCGACGGCGTGGGGCGATACGCTCAGGTCATCCTGCGCTTCAAGTCGGGACCAATGGCGCTCATCGAAGGAGGGTGGGCCTACCCCCCGGGGGTGTTCCGCACCGCGCTCGACCTCGCGGGCACGGACGGTCTGATCGAATGGAGTTCCGACGAGCACGGCCCCGTGCGGAGCTTCGTGCTGCACAGGCCGGGTGAGGCAGCCTCGGTGGGCTTACCGGTGGTGGGTCTGGCCGAAGACCCCTACGCCATCGAGCTCCAGCACGCCTACCGCTCGATCCAGGCCGGTGCGCCCTTCGAGGTGAGCCCACAAGACGCCCTCGAGGCCCTGCGCCTCGCCCTGGCCGCCAAGGAATCCATCGCCACCGGCAAGCCCGTTTCGCTGTGA
- a CDS encoding carbohydrate ABC transporter permease: MSRTNWPGVLGVHLALIAYSLLALFPVLLVVLNAFKDRLTIFSAPYALPNAQTFTLEGFRTLQSTANFPAYFLNSFIVTVGALALMILLSSMAAFALAEYSFRFNNLIGLYLSIGIMVPIRLGTVGILQLAKDLELVNTLWILILVYTAQGIPLAVFVLSSFMRQLPRDLKDAARIDGASEYRIYWLTLPLIRPAIGSVLAISMIPIWNDLWFPLILAPGEATKTVVLGASVFLGQFVNDYNAVLAALTLAIVPAVLLYFIFSQQLIRGITSGAVK, translated from the coding sequence ATGAGCCGCACCAACTGGCCGGGAGTGCTGGGCGTGCACCTCGCCCTGATCGCCTACTCGCTGCTGGCGCTGTTCCCGGTGCTGTTGGTTGTCCTCAACGCCTTCAAGGACCGGCTGACGATCTTCAGCGCGCCCTACGCCCTGCCCAACGCTCAGACCTTTACCCTCGAGGGCTTCCGCACCCTGCAATCCACCGCCAACTTCCCCGCCTACTTCCTCAACAGCTTCATCGTCACGGTGGGGGCATTGGCGCTGATGATCCTGCTGAGCTCGATGGCCGCCTTTGCCCTGGCGGAGTACAGCTTTCGCTTCAACAACCTCATCGGCTTGTACCTGTCCATCGGGATTATGGTGCCCATCCGCCTGGGCACCGTGGGTATACTGCAACTGGCCAAGGACCTCGAGCTGGTCAATACCCTGTGGATTCTGATCCTGGTCTATACCGCCCAGGGCATCCCGCTGGCGGTGTTCGTGCTCTCGTCGTTCATGCGCCAGCTGCCCAGGGACCTCAAAGACGCCGCCCGCATCGACGGGGCCAGCGAATACCGCATCTATTGGCTCACCCTGCCCCTGATTCGCCCGGCCATCGGCTCGGTGCTGGCCATCTCAATGATTCCCATCTGGAACGACCTTTGGTTCCCGCTTATCCTCGCTCCCGGCGAGGCCACCAAGACCGTGGTGCTGGGGGCCAGCGTGTTTTTGGGCCAGTTCGTCAACGACTACAACGCGGTGCTGGCGGCTTTGACCCTGGCCATTGTGCCGGCGGTGCTGCTGTACTTCATCTTCTCGCAGCAGCTGATCCGGGGGATCACCTCGGGGGCGGTGAAGTGA
- a CDS encoding Gfo/Idh/MocA family protein, whose translation MRIGILSFAHLHAEGYQAHLKNMPGVELVGFSHENAEEARHFAHEYGLKWFPRHQDLLAEGLDGVIVCSENARHLELVELAAQAGCHVLCEKPIETSLADALAMRAACEANGVGFMTAFPMRFAPSVQAVRSAIQEGRLGRILGVNGINHSEIPRAHRAWFAERELAGGGAAMDHIVHLADLLRWYFDAEVTEVYAELDNLFYPGEVDVDTAGLLLVSLSNGVRASIDCSWSRPTWYPRWGHLKMEVVGEGGTMVLDAFAQHLTLYARHGSHPVSWVGFGPDPNRAMLGEFIASIREHRQPSVTWNDGFQALRVALAAYESSESCSVVVL comes from the coding sequence ATGCGTATCGGCATCCTGAGTTTTGCCCACCTGCACGCCGAAGGCTATCAGGCCCACCTCAAAAACATGCCAGGGGTCGAACTGGTCGGTTTTTCCCACGAAAACGCGGAGGAAGCTCGGCATTTCGCCCACGAATACGGCCTGAAGTGGTTCCCCCGCCACCAAGACCTGCTGGCCGAAGGACTCGACGGGGTGATCGTGTGCTCGGAGAATGCGCGCCACCTCGAGCTCGTCGAGCTAGCTGCCCAGGCCGGGTGCCACGTTCTATGCGAGAAGCCCATCGAAACCAGCCTCGCCGATGCCCTGGCCATGCGTGCGGCGTGTGAAGCCAACGGGGTTGGCTTCATGACCGCCTTCCCCATGCGCTTCGCTCCCTCGGTGCAGGCTGTCCGCTCCGCCATTCAGGAGGGCCGGCTGGGTCGCATCTTGGGGGTCAACGGCATCAACCACAGCGAGATTCCCAGGGCCCACCGGGCCTGGTTTGCTGAGAGGGAACTGGCCGGGGGTGGCGCGGCGATGGACCACATCGTCCACCTGGCCGACCTGCTGCGCTGGTACTTCGACGCCGAGGTCACCGAGGTCTACGCCGAGCTGGACAACCTCTTCTACCCTGGCGAGGTGGATGTCGACACCGCCGGGCTCCTGCTGGTGTCGCTTTCCAACGGGGTTCGGGCCAGCATCGACTGTAGCTGGAGCCGCCCTACCTGGTATCCGCGCTGGGGCCATCTCAAGATGGAGGTGGTGGGGGAGGGGGGCACGATGGTGCTGGACGCCTTCGCCCAGCACCTCACGCTCTACGCGCGTCATGGGTCGCACCCGGTGAGCTGGGTGGGCTTCGGCCCTGACCCCAACCGGGCTATGCTGGGGGAGTTCATCGCCAGCATCCGCGAGCACCGACAACCCAGCGTGACCTGGAACGATGGCTTCCAGGCGCTGCGGGTGGCCCTGGCGGCTTACGAGTCCTCTGAAAGCTGCTCGGTGGTGGTGTTGTAA
- a CDS encoding carbohydrate ABC transporter permease encodes MKRRSFPWHIVVFLAPAVFVYTLFMVYPLVGSLALSLQNKTQSGAEVFVGLQNYLTLFTSKNWAQPFWNAFWNNVEFFAYHMLIQNPVGLFLAVLLASRIHGAWLYRTIIFTPTILSVVIIGFAWKLILNPAWGISQGILDLLGLGHLNQPWLGLESTALPTLSLISVWQNIGIPMMLFLAALIRIPDELIEAARVDGAGAWTVFWRIQFPLILPTAGIVAVLTFVGNFNAFDLIYATQGALAGPNFASDILGTFFFRTFFGYQLQPGDPYMGATVAGVMLLIILSGVLLYLFAWQRRLQNIQF; translated from the coding sequence ATGAAGCGCAGATCCTTCCCCTGGCACATCGTGGTTTTTCTCGCCCCGGCGGTCTTCGTCTACACGCTGTTCATGGTCTATCCGTTGGTCGGATCGCTGGCCCTTTCGCTGCAAAACAAGACCCAAAGCGGTGCGGAGGTCTTTGTCGGGCTGCAGAACTACCTGACCTTGTTTACCAGCAAAAACTGGGCCCAGCCCTTCTGGAACGCCTTCTGGAACAACGTGGAGTTCTTCGCCTACCACATGCTCATCCAGAACCCCGTGGGCCTGTTCCTGGCGGTGCTGCTGGCCTCGAGGATTCACGGGGCCTGGCTTTACCGCACCATCATCTTCACGCCCACCATCTTGTCGGTGGTGATCATCGGCTTCGCCTGGAAGCTCATCCTCAACCCGGCCTGGGGCATTTCGCAGGGCATTCTCGACCTCCTCGGGTTGGGGCACCTCAACCAGCCCTGGCTGGGGCTCGAGTCCACCGCTTTGCCCACCCTTTCCCTGATCTCCGTATGGCAAAACATCGGCATCCCCATGATGCTCTTCCTGGCGGCGCTCATCCGCATCCCCGACGAGCTCATCGAGGCGGCGCGGGTGGACGGGGCGGGTGCGTGGACGGTGTTCTGGCGCATCCAGTTCCCTCTGATCTTGCCCACGGCGGGCATCGTGGCGGTGCTGACTTTCGTGGGCAACTTCAACGCCTTCGACCTGATCTACGCCACCCAGGGTGCCTTGGCCGGACCCAACTTCGCCAGCGACATCCTGGGAACCTTCTTCTTCCGCACTTTCTTCGGCTACCAGCTTCAGCCTGGCGACCCCTACATGGGGGCTACGGTGGCCGGGGTGATGCTCCTGATCATCCTCAGTGGCGTGCTGCTTTACCTCTTTGCTTGGCAGCGCCGATTGCAGAACATCCAGTTTTAG
- a CDS encoding ABC transporter substrate-binding protein, with amino-acid sequence MRKWLALAFLVVGAMATLGSALAQGKVRLTIESWRNDDLKIWQETILPAFMKKYPNIEVVFAPTAPTEYNAVLDTKLKAGTAGDLITCRPFDKSLELFNAKQLDSLNDLPGMSNFSEVAKAAWSTDDGKTTFCVPMASVIHGFLYNRAIFRELGLQVPTTEAQFLQVLQRIQQNGKYSPLVMGTKDQWESATMGYQNIGPTLWRGETGRKGLINGTQQYNKGGFLQAFEALARWRPFLPRGYQALAYPDAQNLFAQGRGAIYPAGSWDIGVFRQMNPRLELGAFKPYTFPNLGANQCVINDHPDIAIGLNSASKNKEAARTFLSWVASDEFAQLYANALPGFFPLANVSYTVSDPVAQEFLNWRKQCQASFRTAYQILSRNPNPNNENDLWNASAQVLNGTMTPKQAADYVQSRLASWYGPQKGK; translated from the coding sequence ATGCGTAAGTGGCTGGCTTTGGCATTTTTGGTGGTTGGAGCTATGGCTACCCTGGGCTCTGCCCTGGCTCAGGGCAAGGTCCGGCTGACTATCGAGAGCTGGCGCAACGACGACCTGAAGATCTGGCAGGAGACCATTCTGCCCGCCTTCATGAAGAAGTACCCTAACATCGAGGTGGTCTTCGCGCCCACCGCGCCCACCGAGTACAACGCGGTGCTCGACACCAAGCTCAAGGCCGGGACCGCCGGCGACCTCATCACCTGCCGCCCCTTCGACAAGAGCCTCGAGCTCTTCAACGCCAAGCAACTCGACAGCCTCAACGACCTTCCGGGCATGAGTAACTTCTCCGAGGTGGCCAAAGCCGCCTGGAGCACCGACGATGGCAAGACTACCTTCTGTGTACCCATGGCCTCGGTGATCCACGGCTTCCTCTACAACCGGGCCATCTTCCGTGAGCTGGGTTTGCAGGTGCCCACCACCGAGGCCCAGTTCCTGCAGGTGCTCCAGCGCATCCAGCAAAACGGGAAGTACAGCCCACTGGTTATGGGCACCAAGGACCAATGGGAGTCGGCCACCATGGGCTACCAGAACATCGGCCCCACCCTCTGGCGCGGTGAGACCGGGCGCAAGGGCCTGATCAACGGAACCCAACAGTACAACAAAGGTGGCTTTTTGCAGGCCTTCGAAGCCCTCGCCAGGTGGCGACCCTTCCTGCCCAGAGGCTATCAGGCCCTGGCCTACCCCGACGCGCAAAACCTCTTCGCCCAGGGCCGTGGGGCGATCTACCCCGCCGGTTCGTGGGACATCGGCGTCTTCCGCCAGATGAACCCCCGGCTCGAGCTCGGAGCCTTCAAGCCCTACACCTTCCCCAACCTAGGGGCTAACCAGTGCGTCATCAACGATCACCCCGACATCGCCATTGGCCTGAACTCGGCCAGCAAGAACAAGGAAGCCGCCCGCACCTTCCTCTCCTGGGTGGCCTCCGACGAGTTTGCTCAACTCTACGCCAACGCCCTGCCCGGCTTCTTTCCCCTGGCCAACGTCAGCTACACCGTTTCCGACCCCGTAGCGCAGGAATTCTTGAACTGGCGTAAGCAGTGCCAAGCCTCCTTCCGCACGGCCTATCAGATCCTCTCCCGCAACCCCAACCCCAACAACGAGAACGATCTGTGGAACGCCTCGGCGCAGGTTTTGAACGGCACCATGACCCCCAAACAGGCTGCCGACTACGTTCAGTCGCGGCTGGCCTCTTGGTACGGGCCGCAAAAGGGCAAGTAG